One Plasmodium cynomolgi strain B DNA, chromosome 12, whole genome shotgun sequence genomic region harbors:
- a CDS encoding hypothetical protein (putative) yields the protein MTEKHAEPKGLNTKIGELSKALRDVSAERDIPTEEKANLENALYLKLYEEKKGIITEFLNKEKKKVYDQMESFKNDALKKINIINEKNEDVKKQADILTTERNKNLCFIKNLEAKLENIKKVIM from the exons ATGACAGAAAAGCACGCAGAGCCGAAAGGCTTAAACACGAAG ATAGGCGAGCTCTCAAAGGCACTGCGGGACGTGTCCGCTGAAAGGGACATCCCCACAGAAGAAAAGGCCAACTTGGAAAACGCCCTTTACCTCAAATTgtacgaagaaaaaaaaggcatcatCACcgaatttttgaataaagaaaagaaaaaggtgtaCGACCAAATGGAGAGCTTTAAAAATGACGcgctcaaaaaaattaacataataaatgaaaaaaacgaagacgTAAAAAAGCAGGCAGATATATTGACCACggagaggaacaaaaatttgtgcTTCATCAAAAACTTGGAAGCGAAGcttgaaaatattaagaaGGTCATCATGTGA